One genomic window of Conger conger chromosome 9, fConCon1.1, whole genome shotgun sequence includes the following:
- the LOC133136909 gene encoding small ribosomal subunit protein eS19, translating into MPGVTVKDVNQQEFVRALAAFLKKSGKLKVPDWVDTVKLAKHKELAPCDDNWFYTRAASTVRHLYLRGGVGVGSMTKIYGGRQRNGVCPAHFSHGSKNVARKVLQSLEGLKMVEKDPNGGRRLTPQGQRDLDRIAGQVSAASKKQ; encoded by the exons ATGCCGGGTGTCACAGTGAAAGACGTCAACCAGCAGGAATTTGTCCGTGCCCTCGCCGCCTTTCTCAAAAA GTCGGGGAAGCTGAaagtgccagactgggtggacACAGTGAAACTGGCCAAGCACAAGGAACTGGCTCCGTGTGACGACAACTGGTTCTATACCAGAGCTG CCTCCACTGTGCGACACCTGTACCTGCGCGGGGGCGTGGGCGTTGGCTCCATGACCAAGATCTACGGCGGTCGTCAGAGGAACGGCGTCTGCCCCGCTCACTTCAGCCACGGGTCGAAGAACGTGGCCCGCAAGGTGCTGCAGTCCCTGGAGGGGCTGAAGATGGTGGAGAAGGACCCCAACGG TGGCCGCAGGCTGACTCCACAGGGACAGAGGGACCTTGATAGAATCGCTGGCCAG GTTTCAGCTGCAAGCAAGAAGCAATGA